From a single Nitrospira sp. genomic region:
- a CDS encoding transposase family protein yields the protein ITLETCHAVEVLHEAFTRHGTPEIVNTDQGSQFTAQTFVQAVKDRGCHFSMDGRGAWRDNVFVERLWKSVKYERVYLHAYDSVTEARQSIMQYLDWYNRARPHSSLDRQTPDEAYAVMLPTGRLAA from the coding sequence CGATCACGTTGGAGACCTGTCATGCGGTCGAGGTGCTGCACGAGGCGTTCACGCGCCATGGCACACCAGAAATTGTGAATACTGATCAAGGTAGCCAGTTTACGGCACAGACATTCGTGCAGGCGGTCAAGGATCGGGGCTGTCACTTCAGCATGGACGGGCGCGGAGCCTGGCGAGACAATGTATTCGTCGAACGCCTGTGGAAATCAGTGAAATACGAGCGGGTGTATTTACATGCCTACGACTCCGTCACGGAAGCCAGGCAGTCGATCATGCAATACTTGGATTGGTACAATCGAGCGAGACCCCATTCGAGCCTGGACCGGCAAACACCGGATGAGGCCTATGCCGTGATGCTGCCGACGGGTAGACTGGCAGCGTGA
- a CDS encoding IS256 family transposase translates to MLYFDCLFVKSRHDGAVKTKAVYVALGVTLAGEKELLGLWVSETEGATFWLAVFTDLQHRGVTDCFVACVDGLTGLPETLETIFPRTQVQLCIVHTVRQSLRYVVWRQRRAVARDLRAIYGAPTVTEAEAALERVALTWDAHYPTISTSWRRDWARLTVFFDYPPAIRKVLFTTNAIESWMIRDGTRSKSVGRFPRMTRSSQSFIWACSALPSNGPPQFWSGNGHSINLHDRRKPCAYQ, encoded by the coding sequence ATGCTCTATTTCGATTGTCTCTTTGTGAAATCGCGGCATGACGGAGCCGTCAAAACCAAAGCGGTCTATGTGGCGTTGGGCGTCACCTTAGCGGGGGAAAAAGAACTCTTAGGTCTCTGGGTCAGTGAGACCGAAGGCGCCACATTCTGGTTGGCGGTCTTTACGGATCTCCAACACCGAGGTGTCACCGATTGCTTCGTGGCCTGCGTCGATGGGTTAACGGGGTTGCCCGAGACGTTGGAGACAATCTTTCCACGCACCCAGGTGCAGCTCTGCATTGTGCATACAGTCCGACAATCCTTGCGGTATGTGGTGTGGCGCCAGCGGCGTGCCGTGGCCCGGGATCTGCGAGCCATTTATGGAGCGCCGACGGTCACGGAAGCCGAAGCGGCCTTGGAGCGCGTTGCCCTGACGTGGGATGCGCACTATCCTACGATCAGCACGAGTTGGCGGCGAGACTGGGCGCGGCTCACGGTCTTTTTTGACTATCCTCCAGCCATTCGCAAAGTCCTGTTTACCACGAATGCCATTGAATCCTGGATGATTCGTGACGGAACACGTTCAAAAAGCGTGGGGCGCTTCCCACGGATGACGCGATCCTCACAGTCCTTTATCTGGGCCTGCAGCGCATTGCCAAGCAATGGACCGCCCCAATTCTGGAGTGGAAACGGGCACTCAATCAATTTGCATGATCGTAGAAAACCGTGTGCCTACCAGTGA
- a CDS encoding helix-turn-helix domain-containing protein, producing the protein MAKTKTERGRFSSRKKMEVVLRVLRGDDLDLVSRGAGITAAKLSEWRDQFIASGQAALKSRAADGRDDELARLKALVGDLTMRLELSREAVQRLRGGAPLATGRSTR; encoded by the coding sequence ATGGCGAAGACGAAAACGGAGCGAGGCCGGTTTTCCTCGCGCAAGAAGATGGAGGTCGTGCTCCGCGTACTGCGTGGTGACGATCTGGATCTGGTCTCCCGTGGCGCGGGGATCACGGCTGCGAAACTGTCGGAGTGGCGAGACCAGTTCATCGCGAGTGGCCAAGCGGCCTTGAAGAGTCGGGCTGCCGATGGCCGCGACGACGAACTCGCGCGGCTGAAGGCCTTAGTCGGAGATCTGACGATGCGGCTGGAACTGTCGCGGGAAGCGGTTCAACGGTTGCGAGGTGGCGCCCCTTTAGCTACCGGGAGGTCGACGCGATGA